In Longimicrobiales bacterium, a genomic segment contains:
- a CDS encoding RagB/SusD family nutrient uptake outer membrane protein: MNRHSKIMRGVTSMHTRLGAALLVMGIMTAGCDLDLVNPNSPTEATVLTDDDGILGLTVGIQEQFAGAARHYALPSALVTDEWGPRSRALPADKAMFEGTPDPEFGIVANPFAQTFQIMRTADNIVQNAPNVGLGPALLSGVLATAKLHKAMAMGRAIQIYEEYPVALALEGAPPASRDAVLDTVLSLLESARSDLAGVSDADLAGFRQRVLDPGIDLRSSIDAVLARYYLIDGQYDAALEAANRADDENASYYTFSGTEMNTIYQYSSPEQLDYTWPLLSFAREAEAGDQRVAMWTDTLNLDETVDPVLAAPVAFMERDSPWPLYRPDEMRLIRAEVHARNGNLLAAIDEINEVRTQCDAGIEDPAPCLPALTLVDLPTAEDVLAQIAYERRYELFLTGLRWEDLRRLGQYSGEQAKMDFLPTPKRECDVNPNYPC; this comes from the coding sequence ATGAACAGACATTCCAAGATCATGCGCGGAGTGACCAGCATGCATACACGACTCGGCGCAGCCCTGCTCGTCATGGGCATCATGACGGCCGGCTGCGACCTCGACCTCGTCAACCCGAACTCGCCCACCGAGGCGACGGTGCTGACCGACGACGACGGCATTCTCGGCCTGACGGTCGGCATCCAGGAGCAGTTTGCAGGAGCGGCGCGCCACTACGCGCTGCCCTCGGCACTCGTGACCGACGAGTGGGGACCGCGCAGCCGCGCGCTGCCCGCCGACAAGGCAATGTTCGAGGGCACGCCCGATCCGGAGTTCGGTATCGTGGCGAACCCGTTCGCGCAGACGTTCCAGATCATGCGCACGGCGGACAACATCGTCCAGAACGCGCCCAACGTCGGGCTCGGACCCGCGCTGCTCAGTGGTGTGCTCGCCACCGCGAAGCTGCACAAGGCCATGGCGATGGGCCGCGCGATCCAGATCTACGAGGAGTATCCCGTCGCGCTCGCGCTCGAGGGAGCGCCACCCGCGTCGCGCGACGCGGTGCTCGACACCGTGCTGTCGCTGCTCGAGAGCGCCCGCAGCGACCTGGCCGGCGTGAGCGACGCCGACCTGGCCGGCTTCCGGCAGCGCGTGCTCGACCCGGGCATCGATCTGCGCAGCTCGATCGACGCGGTGCTCGCGCGCTACTACCTGATCGACGGGCAGTACGACGCGGCGCTCGAGGCTGCGAACCGCGCCGACGACGAGAACGCGTCCTACTACACGTTCAGCGGCACGGAGATGAACACGATCTACCAGTACTCCTCTCCCGAGCAGCTGGACTACACGTGGCCGCTGCTCAGCTTCGCGCGGGAGGCCGAAGCCGGCGATCAGCGCGTGGCCATGTGGACAGACACGCTGAACCTCGACGAAACGGTCGATCCGGTGCTCGCGGCGCCTGTCGCGTTCATGGAGCGTGACTCGCCCTGGCCGCTCTATCGACCGGACGAGATGCGCCTGATCCGCGCAGAGGTCCATGCCCGCAACGGCAACCTGCTGGCGGCCATCGACGAGATCAACGAGGTGCGCACCCAGTGCGACGCCGGAATCGAGGATCCGGCGCCCTGCCTGCCCGCACTCACGCTCGTGGACCTGCCGACCGCCGAGGACGTGCTGGCGCAGATCGCCTACGAGCGGCGCTACGAGCTGTTCCTCACGGGACTGCGCTGGGAGGACCTGCGGCGGCTCGGCCAGTACTCCGGTGAGCAGGCAAAGATGGACTTCCTGCCGACACCGAAGCGCGAGTGCGACGTGAACCCGAACTACCCCTGCTGA